Proteins encoded within one genomic window of Microcoleus sp. bin38.metabat.b11b12b14.051:
- a CDS encoding serine/threonine-protein kinase, producing MSNPSPLAPGSTLEKRYRIIRELGRGGFGRTYLAEDTNRYGEQCVLKEFSPVVQSPKAAELFDREASMLYTLQHPQIPRFRELLRTDLGGNPSLFLVQDYVPGQTYEEILISRQQQGKNFTEAEVTQLLFQLLPVLEYIHSRNLIHRDVSPDNIIQHSVDKLPFLIDFGSVKQIAATAVFQFSGQAATAIGKQGYSPAEQMRHGKVSAASDLYALAVTALVLLTGKKPQKLYDVSQKTWNWRSSSRASLTHVSVSPNLGTVLDKMLADTPGDRYQSAKQVREALKDPKLSQIGSIISQMVTMNFVGRPFNQSTQTATNNNPPVVQNNQVVNSNTSKFKLIPWKTLMSLSVVLLPGMLAFSAVKSGFTLPKLPALPKIPELPHFPDKSLDAEVARQEKIGKRRKNLNIDKEIFYQKVDELFYNKYPDLQGRSLTDRPEDAGIRQKWCQVAEDFLDKLEKGQKF from the coding sequence ATGTCTAACCCTTCCCCCCTCGCCCCAGGTTCCACCCTCGAAAAACGCTACCGGATTATCCGCGAATTGGGCCGCGGCGGCTTCGGGCGGACTTACCTGGCTGAAGATACCAACCGCTACGGCGAACAATGCGTGCTCAAAGAGTTCTCTCCGGTGGTTCAAAGCCCCAAAGCCGCCGAATTGTTCGATCGCGAAGCGAGTATGCTTTACACCCTCCAACACCCGCAAATCCCCCGCTTTCGAGAACTGCTACGCACCGATTTGGGCGGGAATCCATCTTTATTTTTAGTTCAAGATTACGTCCCAGGTCAAACCTACGAAGAAATACTGATATCCCGCCAGCAACAAGGTAAAAATTTTACCGAAGCCGAAGTTACTCAACTGCTATTTCAGCTTTTACCAGTTTTAGAATACATCCATTCCCGCAATTTAATTCACCGCGATGTTTCGCCCGACAATATCATTCAGCACAGTGTTGACAAACTGCCCTTTTTAATTGACTTCGGTTCCGTCAAGCAAATCGCAGCAACGGCCGTATTTCAGTTTAGCGGACAAGCTGCAACCGCGATCGGCAAACAAGGCTATTCGCCCGCCGAACAAATGCGACACGGGAAAGTTTCAGCGGCTAGCGATTTGTACGCTTTAGCCGTCACCGCGTTAGTGCTGCTAACCGGCAAAAAGCCCCAAAAACTGTACGATGTGAGTCAGAAAACTTGGAATTGGCGATCCTCTTCGAGGGCTTCGCTAACGCACGTCAGCGTCAGTCCAAACCTGGGAACCGTGTTAGATAAGATGCTAGCAGACACACCGGGCGATCGCTACCAATCAGCAAAACAAGTCCGCGAAGCCCTCAAAGATCCAAAATTATCCCAAATTGGCAGCATCATCTCCCAAATGGTGACAATGAACTTTGTCGGGCGCCCCTTTAACCAAAGCACTCAAACTGCTACCAATAACAATCCTCCTGTTGTGCAAAACAATCAAGTTGTCAACAGCAACACCAGCAAATTCAAGTTAATTCCTTGGAAAACTCTAATGAGTTTAAGCGTAGTTTTATTGCCGGGAATGCTAGCTTTCAGCGCCGTCAAATCTGGTTTTACCCTACCCAAACTACCCGCTCTACCTAAAATTCCCGAACTTCCGCATTTTCCCGATAAGTCTTTAGATGCAGAAGTAGCTAGGCAGGAAAAGATTGGCAAGCGGCGCAAAAATCTTAATATTGATAAGGAAATATTTTATCAAAAAGTGGATGAATTATTTTACAATAAATATCCAGATTTACAAGGTCGCAGCTTGACAGATCGGCCAGAAGATGCAGGCATTAGACAAAAATGGTGTCAAGTTGCTGAAGATTTTCTGGACAAATTAGAAAAAGGACAGAAGTTTTGA
- a CDS encoding HEPN domain-containing protein produces the protein MKFDWSEYLNLATELAALSSDSDDAEAKLRSAVSRAYYAVFCLSRNYLRDIEKDPRLSRKSSSDINEHQYVAEEFIFHKSKNKEMIKIGENLSRLRELRNKADYADTIFNLQKDVKYALKLAQNIMSVLNNLKQDTES, from the coding sequence ATGAAATTTGATTGGTCTGAGTATTTGAATTTAGCAACCGAGTTAGCTGCTTTGTCAAGCGATTCAGACGATGCTGAAGCCAAATTACGCTCTGCTGTCAGTAGAGCTTACTATGCAGTTTTCTGTTTGTCGCGAAACTACTTGCGCGATATTGAAAAAGATCCCAGACTCTCTCGCAAAAGCAGTTCTGACATCAATGAGCATCAATATGTAGCTGAGGAATTCATTTTTCACAAATCTAAAAACAAAGAAATGATAAAAATAGGTGAAAATTTAAGTAGATTAAGAGAGCTGAGAAATAAAGCTGATTATGCAGATACTATATTTAATTTACAAAAAGATGTCAAATATGCTTTAAAATTAGCTCAAAATATTATGTCAGTATTAAATAATTTAAAACAAGATACTGAATCTTAA
- a CDS encoding peptidase: protein MTITQDAGVKSKAFDDLINSFNEIRTLYTIADSRETFKFIIEQQIITSLIIEAHDKITALFPEEKLGLEIKTDPEIPGSRTLWINIYTKIEVDEAFDKLMILDDTWWVEAVTSVTKNKLHINLEWESNEI from the coding sequence ATGACCATCACTCAAGATGCAGGTGTCAAGAGCAAAGCCTTTGATGATTTAATTAATTCATTTAATGAAATCCGAACCCTCTACACCATCGCAGATTCACGCGAAACTTTTAAATTTATCATCGAACAACAAATAATTACCTCCTTAATTATTGAAGCTCACGATAAAATCACTGCCCTATTTCCAGAGGAAAAATTAGGATTAGAAATCAAAACAGACCCAGAAATACCTGGAAGTCGAACTCTCTGGATTAATATCTATACTAAAATCGAAGTCGATGAAGCCTTTGACAAATTAATGATTCTGGATGATACTTGGTGGGTAGAAGCTGTAACTTCTGTTACTAAGAATAAGCTGCATATTAATCTCGAATGGGAATCAAATGAAATTTGA
- a CDS encoding glutamate-5-semialdehyde dehydrogenase, with the protein MSIIEIAQKTRASARKLAVLSADAKNQAIEAIAKALKAAAPEILAANAADCKAAEADGIAKPLYDRLKLDESKLQSAIAGVRDVAKLPDPIGAVQIHRELDTGLTLKRVTCPLGVLGIIFEARPEALIQIVSLAIKSGNGVILKGGKEAVRSCEILTKVIHQALAETAVNPAAVQLLTTREETIELLKMDEYVDLIIPRGSNSFVRFVQENTRIPVLGHADGICHLYADKAADIQKAVEISVDAKTQYPAACNAIETLLVHSDIAQDFLPAVAQALQDKKVELRGDEATRAILDIAEANEADWSTEYSDLILSIKIVDSVEEAINHINTYGSRHTDVIVTEDSEAAETFLNQVDAAGVYHNCSTRFADGFRYGFGAEVGISTQQMPPRGPVGLEGLITYKYRVVGDGHIAASYVGKDAREFTHREL; encoded by the coding sequence ATGTCGATTATTGAAATTGCCCAAAAAACGCGCGCCTCTGCTAGGAAATTGGCAGTTTTGTCCGCCGATGCCAAAAATCAAGCCATTGAAGCGATTGCTAAAGCTTTAAAAGCTGCTGCGCCGGAGATTTTGGCAGCGAATGCTGCTGATTGTAAGGCGGCGGAGGCGGATGGGATTGCGAAACCGTTGTACGATCGCCTAAAGTTAGACGAGAGTAAGTTGCAAAGTGCGATCGCCGGCGTGCGAGATGTCGCCAAACTCCCAGACCCGATCGGTGCCGTGCAAATCCACCGCGAATTAGACACAGGATTAACTCTGAAGCGCGTTACCTGTCCTTTAGGCGTTTTAGGGATTATTTTTGAAGCGCGCCCAGAAGCCTTAATTCAGATAGTATCCTTAGCAATCAAATCGGGAAACGGCGTAATTCTCAAAGGCGGAAAAGAAGCAGTCCGTTCCTGCGAAATCTTGACAAAAGTCATCCATCAAGCATTAGCAGAAACAGCGGTAAATCCCGCAGCAGTGCAGTTGCTCACCACGCGGGAAGAAACAATCGAACTGCTGAAAATGGATGAATACGTAGATTTAATTATTCCCAGAGGTTCTAATTCCTTCGTGCGGTTCGTACAGGAAAATACCCGGATTCCTGTATTAGGACACGCCGACGGCATTTGTCATTTATACGCAGACAAAGCAGCGGACATTCAGAAAGCCGTAGAGATTTCCGTCGATGCCAAAACTCAATATCCCGCCGCCTGTAATGCCATTGAAACTTTGTTAGTTCACAGTGATATAGCCCAGGATTTCCTGCCCGCCGTCGCCCAAGCTTTGCAGGATAAAAAAGTCGAATTACGGGGAGACGAAGCAACTCGCGCCATCTTAGATATTGCCGAAGCAAATGAAGCGGATTGGTCTACAGAATACAGCGATTTGATTTTGTCAATCAAAATAGTAGACTCTGTGGAAGAAGCAATTAACCACATCAATACCTACGGTTCCAGACATACAGATGTCATTGTTACCGAAGACAGCGAAGCCGCCGAAACATTTTTAAATCAAGTCGATGCAGCCGGAGTTTATCACAATTGTTCGACGAGATTTGCTGACGGTTTCCGCTACGGTTTCGGCGCAGAAGTGGGGATTAGTACGCAGCAAATGCCACCTCGCGGCCCGGTTGGTTTAGAGGGTTTGATTACCTATAAGTATCGAGTTGTTGGAGATGGCCATATTGCCGCGAGTTATGTGGGGAAAGATGCTCGGGAATTTACGCATCGCGAGTTGTAG
- a CDS encoding zinc metalloprotease HtpX yields the protein MSSQAPLRKAGRSPKAGIKLIQKTGGNLVLASGVTIIMLCGMVLALSLASILILSGPDPVTGLAIALPITLIFNIAAFFLSPYLMDLTQNWLYNTRWVSLAEIDSLSPETAKVIQKVCKQKNLKQPRLGIIDDQNPTAFTYGSFPNSARLVVSQGIFTYLDDDEIATVYAHELGHIVHWDFAVMTLASTLVQITYLIYTFARRMGRSGGEKAKDAAGTVAAVAYVFYIAGTYLLLYLSRTREYFADHFAAETTGNPNALSRALVKIAYGILEEGQRATEPSHLLEGTRALGIYDAKAAASSGTAYRISSEPEKIGRVFLWDIFNPWGWWMELNSTHPLTGKRVRALSTYAEQLGLDIEFDMGRIVGEGHNLSKRKLYGNFFVDLLLYSAETLGLAVGFAIGISLYVANPMMMLACPLIGLGVGILLKALVMFPNYAQAEELDVLTLMSDPYASPLRGQPAKLQGELIGRGDAGYAFGSDLKLQDRSGMIYLRYASRFGPIGNFLFGMKRVKSLIGMDVSALGWFRRGVAPWMDLIKLESDSGTTVSSYHRFWSFVMGLGAIAIGIASLFVSFPA from the coding sequence ATGTCATCTCAAGCGCCTTTACGCAAGGCAGGGCGATCGCCCAAAGCCGGCATTAAACTCATACAGAAGACTGGCGGAAATCTCGTTTTAGCTTCCGGTGTTACTATCATCATGCTATGTGGTATGGTGTTAGCGCTATCCTTAGCATCAATTTTGATTCTCAGCGGCCCCGATCCAGTGACCGGATTGGCGATCGCACTTCCGATCACTCTGATTTTTAACATTGCCGCTTTTTTCCTATCGCCTTACTTGATGGACTTAACCCAAAATTGGCTCTACAATACTCGCTGGGTTTCCCTAGCAGAAATTGACAGTCTGAGTCCAGAAACGGCGAAGGTTATTCAGAAGGTTTGCAAACAGAAAAACCTCAAACAGCCGCGGTTAGGAATTATCGACGATCAAAACCCCACTGCTTTTACCTACGGTTCCTTTCCTAACAGCGCTCGCTTAGTCGTCAGTCAAGGTATTTTCACCTATTTAGACGATGATGAAATTGCCACTGTTTACGCCCACGAACTCGGTCACATCGTCCACTGGGACTTTGCCGTAATGACTTTAGCTTCTACTTTGGTACAAATTACTTATCTAATTTATACCTTTGCTAGGCGCATGGGTCGCAGCGGAGGCGAAAAAGCTAAAGATGCTGCCGGTACTGTAGCTGCTGTTGCTTATGTATTTTACATCGCTGGTACTTATTTGTTGCTATATCTGTCACGGACGCGAGAATATTTTGCTGACCATTTTGCCGCTGAAACTACCGGGAACCCCAACGCTTTATCCCGTGCTTTGGTAAAGATTGCTTACGGTATTTTGGAAGAAGGACAAAGAGCAACGGAACCCAGCCACTTGTTAGAAGGAACTCGCGCTTTAGGCATTTATGATGCGAAAGCTGCGGCATCTAGCGGTACTGCTTACCGGATTTCGTCGGAACCGGAAAAAATTGGGCGAGTGTTTCTGTGGGATATCTTTAATCCTTGGGGTTGGTGGATGGAGTTGAATTCGACTCACCCGCTGACTGGTAAGCGAGTTCGCGCTTTGAGCACCTACGCCGAACAATTAGGCTTGGATATTGAGTTTGACATGGGGCGGATTGTCGGCGAAGGTCACAATTTGAGCAAGCGCAAATTGTACGGAAATTTCTTTGTCGATTTGCTGCTTTACAGTGCGGAAACTTTGGGCTTAGCTGTCGGTTTTGCGATCGGCATTTCGCTGTATGTTGCAAATCCGATGATGATGCTGGCTTGTCCTTTAATCGGTTTGGGCGTGGGAATTTTGCTCAAAGCTTTGGTGATGTTCCCGAATTACGCACAAGCAGAAGAGTTGGATGTTTTAACCTTAATGTCTGACCCCTATGCTAGTCCTTTGCGCGGTCAACCGGCGAAACTCCAAGGCGAATTAATTGGTCGCGGTGATGCGGGTTATGCGTTTGGTTCCGATTTGAAATTGCAAGATCGATCGGGAATGATTTATCTGCGCTATGCTTCTCGTTTTGGGCCGATTGGTAATTTCTTGTTTGGGATGAAACGGGTTAAAAGTTTGATTGGTATGGATGTTAGCGCTTTGGGTTGGTTCCGCCGAGGTGTTGCACCTTGGATGGATTTGATTAAGCTTGAAAGCGATAGCGGTACGACTGTTAGCAGCTATCACCGCTTTTGGTCTTTTGTGATGGGACTCGGCGCGATCGCGATCGGTATTGCATCTCTATTCGTGTCATTTCCAGCTTAA
- a CDS encoding helix-turn-helix transcriptional regulator, with product MIKDEFQYEVSKEWVAKFTKTLAAMERDEEAKRKDFLKWDAGRGAVQCHVDKLEAEIAEYERLMNCDKSQSIKITVENLTELPFALIKARMAAKITQQELAEIIGIDQERITQCEDKNYQCASFVEILEVSAALGVEFKTAVMEVDFGEIEIGKKIAEKRLKKRMKMASKVS from the coding sequence ATGATTAAAGATGAATTTCAGTATGAAGTCAGTAAGGAATGGGTAGCAAAGTTCACAAAAACTCTAGCAGCGATGGAGCGGGATGAAGAAGCAAAAAGAAAAGATTTTCTGAAATGGGATGCAGGGCGAGGTGCTGTGCAGTGTCACGTAGATAAGTTAGAAGCAGAAATAGCGGAATATGAAAGATTGATGAATTGTGACAAAAGTCAGTCAATTAAAATTACCGTTGAAAATTTAACAGAGTTGCCATTTGCTTTGATAAAAGCTCGGATGGCAGCCAAAATCACGCAGCAAGAACTAGCCGAAATTATAGGAATTGACCAGGAGCGAATTACGCAGTGTGAGGATAAGAATTATCAATGTGCTAGTTTTGTGGAAATTCTTGAAGTTAGCGCGGCTTTGGGTGTGGAGTTTAAAACTGCTGTGATGGAGGTGGATTTTGGGGAAATAGAAATTGGCAAAAAAATTGCGGAAAAACGACTCAAAAAAAGAATGAAGATGGCAAGTAAAGTATCTTAA
- a CDS encoding TSUP family transporter yields MELSIEIALKLFVAAIIAGWVDTIAGGGGLITIPAMLTVGIPPAVTLATNKVQGSSGTLVASIYFLRKGSFDLNKIKLSIFMTFIGSAVGGWLVLQINSEVLKTILPILLILMGLYFLLSPTVENVDREPRISYIIFSAFIAPVLGFYDGFFGPGTGTFMALAFVVLCGYSLSKATANAKIHNFTSNFSALVYFVLFGKIYWGVAMVMIVGQIIGSYIGAKMVTEKGVALIRPVVVTVCFLMSVRLLLKF; encoded by the coding sequence ATGGAACTTAGTATTGAAATTGCATTGAAATTATTTGTAGCGGCAATAATTGCTGGTTGGGTAGATACGATCGCCGGTGGTGGCGGACTAATAACCATACCTGCAATGTTAACAGTTGGTATACCGCCAGCAGTAACGTTAGCAACCAACAAAGTTCAAGGAAGCAGCGGAACTTTAGTTGCATCCATATATTTTCTAAGGAAAGGATCATTTGATTTGAATAAAATTAAATTATCAATTTTTATGACATTCATTGGATCGGCTGTTGGTGGATGGCTGGTATTACAGATTAATTCTGAGGTTTTAAAAACAATTCTACCAATTTTGTTGATCCTAATGGGTTTATACTTTCTTTTGTCTCCCACGGTTGAGAATGTCGATCGAGAGCCACGAATTTCATATATAATATTTTCTGCTTTTATCGCCCCTGTTTTAGGATTCTATGACGGTTTTTTCGGTCCCGGAACTGGAACATTTATGGCTCTAGCATTTGTTGTTTTATGTGGTTATAGTTTATCTAAAGCAACAGCCAATGCTAAAATACACAATTTTACCAGTAATTTTTCAGCGTTAGTTTATTTTGTGCTATTTGGGAAGATTTATTGGGGGGTTGCTATGGTAATGATTGTTGGTCAAATCATCGGATCATACATAGGTGCAAAAATGGTCACGGAGAAAGGAGTTGCTTTGATTCGACCAGTTGTAGTTACTGTTTGCTTCTTGATGTCTGTTAGATTATTACTAAAGTTTTAA
- a CDS encoding cysteine dioxygenase family protein, with protein MNDYLDVMKNTSFSDIDFSSYIQFQKNGYTRNSIIRTDEFELILISWMNCQQSAIHDHGDSECIMVCLNGKLSENRYIFSNNQKTEAINIDDLVKVSSKTIVQFDISHINNKLGIHEILNVNSDYSVSLHLYIPYMDTSISYKPALHFFE; from the coding sequence TTGAATGATTATCTTGATGTGATGAAAAACACTAGCTTTTCTGATATTGACTTTAGTTCATATATACAGTTTCAAAAAAATGGATATACGAGAAACTCAATAATTAGGACTGATGAATTTGAACTAATTTTAATATCTTGGATGAATTGCCAACAATCAGCAATTCACGATCATGGTGATTCAGAATGTATAATGGTTTGCTTAAATGGAAAGCTAAGCGAAAATCGTTACATATTTTCAAATAATCAAAAAACTGAAGCAATAAATATAGATGATTTAGTAAAAGTCTCTTCTAAAACAATAGTACAATTTGACATATCACACATAAACAACAAATTAGGAATTCATGAAATTCTCAATGTAAATTCTGACTACTCTGTTTCTCTTCATTTATATATTCCTTATATGGATACCTCTATCTCTTACAAACCAGCTTTACATTTTTTTGAATAA